GATAGAAAACTGCAATTTCCTTTGTTGAGTGAGTTAAGCAGGTGGTAGTCCTCAGTTGAAGTTCAGTGCTACCCAAAGTAATACTCAACGGTGTAAGGATAAGCAGAAGACGCGATCGGGTTGCTGCTATCGTTTGTTTATAGCCAATTTTTTTACGTTTTTTCCTTCACCGATGAACCTAAAAATCGTTCGTACCCTTCAATAAACTGTGGCTTTCCCTTCGTCTGGACAATTGTACCGTGAGCCATAATTACGCGATCGAAGTCCCACGTGGAAATTTTTTGAACGGACTCCTTTACTTTCTCCTTCTCCTGCGTCGCGATTTTTTCCAAAAATGAGGGACTCAGAGTTTTATAACTACCCAACATTCTCGCTGCAAACTGCGAGATTAGCGGAAAACTTTGATCAAAATGAAAAGCAATATCCGTTACCACCAAAGTGCGACTTTCCGGGTGAAAGAAAACCCATTCATCAAGAGAATTAACACCACTTAACGTCAACGCTTTAACTCCCTCAAACAGAAAGCATTCGATTCCATTCAAAATATTATTCGTTTCGTTTGATAGTACGCGATCGATTGGAAGTTCTGGGTTTTTAGCCTTCAAACTCGATGTAGCCCAAAATGTCGCTTTTGGATAGACTGTCTTAAAATGTGTGGCAAACAAATAATGGAAACGATTGGGAGCGATAATATGGCAAACTGTTCCCAGGGAATTAAGTTGATGCACGATTGCGTCATCGACTTGAATAGGAGAGATAACGGCTAATTCTCTATTAGCACATCGAATAACTGTCATTCTCGTACCAACATTGAGTCCCAAATAGTTGAATGGCTGTTCGGCAACCCAAATATCACGATCGATCTCTCTGAGCATCAGTTTAATGGCAAACGACGACTTTAAATTAGAATACTCTGAAGATGTGCGTGCGATTTGTGCATCTTGCTTTATCCTAGGGAATTGAAATATAAGTGAGTTGAACAAACGATAGTATGCACGACATTCCCCAACTCGACCGCAAAGGATTGCGAAATTTTGGACTGCTAACGGGTATAATTATTGCGGTTTTGTTTGGTTTTTTGCTTCCGCTGCTGCGAGGACATGGATTGCTCCTCATTCCTTGGATCATTGGCGGCGTGCTAGGACTTTTTGCACTGATAATACCCAATGCACTTGCACCTGTTTATCGCGTTTGGATGCGAATTGGTTTGGTGCTGGGGTGGATTAATAGTCGTATTATATTGGGAATTATTTTCTTCTTGGTCGTTACGCCAATGGGTTTTGTGATGCGCTTATTTTCACGCGATCCCATGACAAGAAAGATTGAAACACAGTTGGAAACCTATCGCGTTCCCAGCCAAATTAGAGAGAGAAAAAGTATGGAGAAGCCTTATTGATGTTAGAAGGAATTATCGATCTTTTGCAAGATTTGTGGGGATTTTTGAAGGAGCGAAAAAAATACTGGCTTGCACCATTAATTCTTACTTTAGTGCTGCTGGGTGCATTAATTGTCTTTACTCAAGGTTCCGCGATCGCGCCCTTCATTTACACGCTATTCTAATCCAGTTTCAATGGTTCAATTCAAACCGTGGCAACAAAACCTTTTGTTAGTCTGCTTCGGAATCTTTAGCGGGTTAGTTGTTTTTGAAATTGCCCTACGTTTGGTGAATTTTTCCTACCCTAAATTTTACATTGCCAATGATGTTAGGGGAAGAGTCCATCGTCCCGGTGCAGAAGGGTGGTGGCGCAGCGAAGGTGAAGCTTATATTAAAATTAATCGAGATGGGTTGCGAGATATCGATCGCCAACAGACCAAACCCCAAAACACTTTCCGAATTGCACTATTAGGGGATTCCTTTGCTGCCGCATTCCAAGTTCCTCAAGCCAAAACTTTTGCCGCAATTTTAGAAAACAAACTCAGCCAATGTCCAAAATTTGAAGGGAAAAATGTTGAGGTTATTAACTTTGGCGTTTCTGGTTACGGAACGGCACAACAACTCTTGACTTTGCGAACTTCTGTTTGGAGTTATTCGCCAGATTTAGTTTTGCTAACGCTCTTAACCGGCAATGATATTCGTAATAACTCTAAATCACTAGAACCTGATAAAGTTCGACCTTTTTTTGTTTACGAAGCGGATCGATTGGTTCCCGATTTTTCTTTCCGTAACGATCCAATGTTTCAATTAAATCAATCAAAGGAATATTTACGGTTAGGTCATTTAATTGCACGAGTTGTGGATTCTATTGGGACAAGAAAACAAATAAAAGAAGATTTAGCAACTCAAGCAAAAACTCTCCGAGAACCGGGAATGGATGAGGCAATTTACCTCGAACCGACAACACCCGAATGGCAAGAAGCGTGGCAAATAACAGAGGACTTATTAAAACTCATCGATCGCGAAATTCAAGAGAAAAATGCAGAATTTTGGGTTGTCACTTTAAGTAATAGCCCTCAAGTCCATCCCAATCCGGCAATTCGACAACAATATAGACAACGGTGGGGGATTCAAGATTTATTTTATCCCGATCGGCGCATCAAAAAAATTGGCGATCGCGCGGGATTTCCCGTACTCAACTTAGCGCCATTATTCCAAAAATATGCAGACCGCAATCGCACATTCTTCCACGGATTTAAGAATACCGCCCTCGGAATCGGGCATTGGAACGAGACAGGACACGCTCTCGCTGGCGAAACAATGGCAAAACGTTTGTGCGCAGAATTTGAACCCAATGCGGCTCAAAACGCCTTTTAACCTGAAATAGCTGAGTTCTTGCTGCACGGGATTGACAGAGGAAAACACAGCTTTTCTTTTTCCATTATGTATATAGCGTTTCCGTTTGGGATGTGGAACTGGACGGGATCGCAAAAGGGAATAGGGAATAGGGAATAGGGAATAGTAGAAAGAGATACAGGTGTTATTTAGGGGATATAAAAAATGGGTGTGGGATTTCACGCTTCGTTTGGAAACGCTATAGCGCGCGCGATCGCATTCTGAGTCCTTCTCAGGAAACTCTTAGCCTATTCTCTTTTTCAGTCCAGTTCATTCTCAGACTGCTATCCGATTCTAGACATCAACAGCACAAAACACGAGTTTGGAGAGAACGATATGAAATTTAAATCCCTGACTGCTGTAAGTCTCGCTTCTGTTCTAGTCTTAGGAAGCGCAATCATCCCCGCACAAGCCAGTCCTTCCCTGCAACTCGTCGCTCAGGCGACGGCCCCCAACTCCTTCGTCACCGTCGAACAAGACCATCCCACAACAGGTACAGCTCGAATTGTTACCGAAAATGGACAGCGCTATCTGGAGTTTGACCGCCAATTTGATACCGCCAGGGGTCCCGATGTCAAAGTTATTCTGTATCGAGGAAGCACCGTCCCAGTCAACGTCAGCGAGTCGGATTATATTACCCTTGCCGCTCTCAAAGGTTTCAGTGGCGCTCAACGCTATGCGATTCCCAACTCAGTGAACCTCGATGATTTTCAAGCAGTCGGGATTTGGTGTAAGAAATTTAACGTTACTTTCGGTTACGCCAGTCTCTAAATTTTTCGCCCAGGGCGGGTTTGAGCAACAACGAACTGCTAGGATTTATGGGAGAAGAGATTTGCAAAACCCGCTCCCACTCATTCATTCAACACCCCAACGTTTCCGTTCCAGGGGGAGAAGAGAACAGCGCTTGTCCGATGGGTTCTTCTTGTTCCATTTGTTCGAGTTGCGTGAGTAAATTTTGGGCTGTACTGTCGCCTTGTGCCGCGCGAGATTGCAAATATAGTTTGAGATCGCCTAAAAATACTGTTGAAATATTCACGTTCAATGCTCCAAATGTTAAGGGTTAATGGACACCAAATCCTTCTAATTGCACGTAATGAAAAATCCTCGTGTCAATCCTCACTATTGCGATTCAACCAGATTTTATATGACACGCCACTCGCCACTACTGACAAATTCGTTTCCACAAAGGATGGCGATTGCCCAGATTGCGAATGCGCCGAACTTGTTTCTCTAAATGCCGTCGATATTCGGGAGAAAAACCGAAGAGAATATTGTAGCTTTGCCAGACGAGAATTGCCGTTGTTATCCCAACGCAAAAGCCAAGACTCAATGCCGGAATGGGATCGTAGATAATGCTATAACGCACTAACGCCCATGTGAAATGTTCTAATCCCAAAGCCACGCGATCGCGCAATGCCCAAATACTAAACGTTCCCAAGGTAATCCAGCAAATCCCCGCAAAAAGCCACCGCCGATAAACCGAAAATTGGTGCAGTCGCCGAACTTGTCGCTCGATATCTGCATCACTTATTTCGCTTTGAGAGGGTTCCTGTGTCACTTCAGTTATCACTCAACAGTCATCACAAAAGATCAATCCTCACCGCGTCCCTGCGTTTGGAAACACCCATCGAACCAAAAAGCTCAATCTCTGTTTGGGTCACAATTGTCGGGAAAATGAGGTCTATGCTTCATCGGAGGGTTGAATTTCAGGCATTGGTTCATCGGGAGAGGAGAAAGATTTTTTCGCAAAATCGCTCTTTTCTTGCCGACCGCGCCACCAAGCTAACATCGTACTGGCAATAAAAATACTAGAGTACGCCCCGGAAATAAAGCCGACAATTAACGCCAAGGCAAAATATTTCAAGGTTTCGCCGCCAAAGAGGAAAATGGCAATAAGAGGAAGCGTTGTGGTCAAGCTCGTATTAATCGATCGCGTTAAGGTTTGATTGACCGCATTATCCACAATCGTATTAATCGAATCCGTCTCGCCCCGTTCTTTCAACAACTCCCGGATGCGATCGTAAATCACCACCGTATCGTTAACCGAAAAACCCGTAACCGTGAGGAGTGCCACCAAAAATAAACTATCCGCTTCCACATTAAGGGTCAGACCCAAAATCGCAAACAGACCCATTACGATCAGAACGTCGTGAAACAGTGCCACAATCGCGAGGACGGCGTAATCGAACTTAAAGCGGAAGCTCAGATAAACCGCAATACCAAAAAAAGCAACAATCAACGCCAGCAAACCAGAAGCAAATAACTCTCGACCAATTGTGGGTCCAACCGTATCGATTTGGATGGTTTTCGGGTCAAAACGCCCAATTTTTCGATCCAGCGCCTCCTGAAGCTGAGTCCGTTGCTCCGATTTCAATTCTTTCGTGCGGATTGCAAGGGTCTGTTTTTCCACAATTTGGAGCGTACTCCCCTCTAAACCCTGTTCGGCGAGAACCTCTCGAACATCACCGCCATTAATCGGTTCTTGGCACTGACCTTCTACACCGCAGTCCAATGTTAGTTGAAGTCGCGTCCCTCCCACAAAATCCAATCCGGGGCGAACGGGTGCATTCAGTTGCACGAACGAGATTGTCATTGCCGCGATACTCGCAATAATTGCAACCGCAGAAATCGTCCACCACAACCCTCTTTGCTTAATAATATTGAGTTTCATCATTGTTTTAGAGCCATTGCAACTGCACTAGGATTTTGCCGGGACGGGTAAATTCGGACAGAAAAGTTCCGGTTTCTGGCGCACGCCAGGAATGCCCAAAACCACCAAAAGCATTAGCGTTCGGCTACACGTTAGGGCGGTAAACATACTCACCAGAACGCCGATTGCCAAAGTGACAGCAAATCCCCGAACTAACCCCGAACCGAGATAACCCAAAGCAGCGCAGGCGATGAGCGTCGTTACATTACTATCCAAAATACTGGAGAAGGCGCGGTAGAAACCAGACTCCACCGAGCGATAGAGGGTTTTCCCATCTCGCAACTCCTCGCGGGTGCGCTCGAAAATGAGGACGTTGGCATCAACTGCCATGCCAATGCTGAGAATAAATCCGGCAATTCCGGGCAGGGTTAAGGTTACGCCGATGAGGGAATAACAGGCAAGGGTGAGAAGGGTGTAAATGGCAAGGGCAACGTTTGCCAGCGCGCCGGGAAGTCGGTAATAGATCACCATGAAAACAAAGACCAGCGCCAAACCTGCCAGTCCCGCAACAATACTGCGATTGATGCTCTCGCGACCCAAGGTTGCACCGACGGTGCGATTTTCCACCACTTCAACTGGGAAGGGCAATGCGCCACCGCGAAGCTGAACCGCGAGGTCGTTCGCACTCTCAAGGGTAAAGCCCCCTGAAATGGTCGCTCGTCCCCCGGAAATCCCTGTTGCGGCGTACTCTGGCGCGACTGTGGGGGCGTTAATCAGGGCATCATCGAGGAAGATGCCAATACTGCGACCCGTTCCTGCTAATTTTTTAGTTAATTCGGCAAATTTTTGACCGCCTTCGCCATCAAAATCGATCGCGACTTCCCATTGATTTCCCGATTGGGTGGGTCGAGCGGCAGCATTGGTGAGTCGTTTGCCCCCCAGTCCGACGGATTTGAACAATTCCGCGATCGCGTCATTCACTTTATTCAACTCCTCTCGCACTTCTGCTAAAGCTTCCTCATCCGGTTCTTCACCGTTTTGGAGCAATGCTTGTTGCAGTACAACCTGCTCGCGCTCGCCCAAGCGAATTTGAAGCTCTTGGGGACTACTCTCTTGCACCTGCTCCCGGAACTCTAGCTGTGCGGTTCCCCCCAAAACCCGCTCTGCTTGCTGGGGATCGCTCACTCCTGGTAATTGCACCAAAATTTTATCAGCCCCGGCGGTTTGAACGATCGGTTCGGCAACCCCCAACCCATTCACCCGATTCTCCAGAACCCGCTTCACATCATTGAGGTTTTCTGGGGTCACCTCAGTCACTGTTTCAGTGGGTTTGACCTGAATCGTCAATTGCGCGCCGCCTCGCAGGTCTAACCCCAAGGAAAGGGGCAGTTGAATCAAGACGACCACCGCCGCCACAACCAATACCAAAATGAGGGCAATAATAGAACGCTGTTTTTGCATTGTGTCCTTATGTTGACCGACAAACGATCGCTCCCTTAAATTTGCAGTGCCATCATTTTCTCGACAGCTTCAGTGATTTGCTGGGGTTGCACGATCGTCAAGTTCTCTAACGTGCCATTGTAGGGCGTTGGAATATCCTGAGACGAGAGGCGCACCACCGGGGCATCTAATTCGTCAAAAAGCTGCTCGTTGATGCGAGCGACTAATTCCGCGCCAATTCCCCCAGTTCTCATACATTCTTCCACGATAATGACACGGTGGGTTTTGCGCACGGAAGCTCCAATGGTTTCCATATCTAGCGGTTTGAGGGAAATCAGATCGATGACCTCCGGATCGTAACCCTTCTTCTCCATTTGCTTCACCGCTTGCATGGCGTGATGCCGCATCCGCGAGTAGGTCAAAATCGTGACATCTTTTCCGGAGCGTACCACTTCCGCGCGATCGAGGGGAACGAGGTACTCATGGTCGGGTAAATTCTCCTTCAAGTTGTAGAGGAGAACGTGTTCAAAAAACAGTACGGGATTGTCATCGCGAATGGCAGACTTGAGCAAACCCTTGGCATTATAAGGAGTCGAGCAGGCAACGATTTTCAAACCGGGAACCGCTTGAAAATACGCTTCGAGACGTTGGGAATGTTCTGCACCCAACTGTCGTCCAACGCCACCGGGACCTCTAATCACCATTGGAATTTTAAAATTTCCGCCAGAGGTGTAGCGCAACATCCCCGCATTATTGGAAATTTGGTTAAAGGCAAGGAGCAAAAAGCCCATGTTCATGCCTTCAATAATGGGTCGCAATCCTGTCATCGCTGCACCGACGGCAATTCCGGTAAAACTGTTTTCGGCAATGGGAGTGTCGAGTACCCGCAAATCGCCATACTTTTTGCACAGGTCTTTGGTCACTTTGTAAGAACCGCCATAGTGACCGACATCTTCTCCCAAAACAAAGACTGTTTTATCGCGAGCCATTTCCTCATCCGTGGCTTCGCGTAAAGCGTTGAAGAACAGAGTTTCTGCCATGCATCTATATCCCAGTAGAGTATCTGCGATCCTATCATTTTTCCGGAAGGGCAGAGGGCAGAGGACAGAAGAGAAAGGCTTGAAGGTTCAAGATTTCAGGGTTTGCCGTTGTCCTAACCCGAATGCGTAGTGCTATAAATCTATGAATCTCGAACTCGATCGTATTTTTATTTGCGTGCAACCCGAAGCGCCAGCGTTCTATATAAAGAATTTTGATATCAAAGTTGGCGAAATCGATTTCACTGCTATCAAGCGCTATCGCTCAATACCGCTTCAAAGGAGAATCCCGGTGCGGCTAAGACAAAGAGGGTTGTGGGCAAATTGGCAGCTTTGGCTTGCAAACCTTCGTAGTATTGAATGAAATCCATATCTTCTTTGGGTGCAGCCATCCCCAGAAAAATCAAATCGGCGTTTGCAGAAGACTCATGCAGGATGTCGTAGAAGGTGCGCCCTTCTGCCACCAGGACTTTGGGGGTTGCTTCAATGCGAAGGTCTTTAATCATGCGCGTCAAATTCGTTTGCGCGGATTCGGCTGCCGCACTGTCACTCACGACCAGTTTGAGATAAACTTTAGCTGCTCGCCATTCAATATCGCTACACAACAAATAGGCAAGTAAGAGCATCAAACTACCATTGGCTTGCAGTCCGCCCCACCACACGTCAATTCTACGACGGGTTCCAAACCCGCGATCGTGGTTTTCCCGAAAAATCACCAAACTGCGCTTGGCGCGGTGGATTTGTGCAATAGTTTCACAGTAGCGCGCGCGCCGCGAGGGTTCTTCGCTATCCCCCAGCAAAATCGTGTTGGGAACCAAAGGACCCAATCCATAGGTTTCCACCAATTGCTCTGCACCCGCAAAAGGATCCGGGGCGGTAATCACCCGAACCAATGCTTGTACGCTGCGGCGTTCGAGATAATCGCGAATGGTTTTTTCGAGTTCTGCTTGCTGGGCAACGTCGCGGGAACCGCTAGGAAGAATGCTAGAAACTGTTACTAAACCGCGATTGTGGGTAAAGGCATCGGCGAGTTCGATGAGGAACCAACGCTTTGTGGGCGCGCCGGAGAGGACGAGAATATGAGGTCGCCAGTTTTTCGGATCTTCGCTGTGACCGATTTGCAACAATCCCGTCCGCAACAGTGCCATCCACAATCCCCGTCGCACATCACCCCAAGTGGCTATCAATTCTCGCTGTTGCAGCCACAAATAAATCCCCAAAACTACGAGTGCAGCGACAACGGTGGCAATGGGGTCGATTAAAAACATCACCACCAAACAGCCTAACGCCCCTAATAGGGACAACGACCAATGCACCCGAAAGGTGGGACGGAAGGAGGGACTTTGCAGGAACCCTTCAATCCCAGCAGAGACGTTCAAGACTAAATAGGTTGTCAGGAAGAACATGGTGAGAACCGGGGCAATCAGGTTCAATTCGCCGATGCAAACTGTGGCAATGGCAACGACTAGAGTCACCGCAGTACCGATGCGCGGTTCGTCTTTTTCGCCGCTACCCTGTCCGAGAAACTGCATCCAACGGGGCAGAACCCCATCCCTGGCTAAGGCTTGAAGGACGCGCGGCGCGCCAAGAATGCTGCCGATCGCGCTGCTGAGGGTTGCCCCCCACACGCCGAGTAAAATAGCAGGACCCCAAAATGCCATTTGTTGCATGATTAGGGGGTTTTCAATTAGGGTCAAAGCGTCGGCGCGCGTTGCCAAAACGATAGGCAGTCCCATGTACACGACATAGCCTGTCCCAACTGCTGCGAGGGTTCCCACGGGAATCGCGCGACTGGGGTCGCGCAGGTCACCAGACATACTCACTCCGGCCATAATCCCGGTGACAGCAGGGAAAAAGACCGCAAAGACCGTCCAGAAGGGTTCTGAGTTGCGTTCCGCAGCGCCCCACATTTCAACGGTGGTGGGTTCGATGGGATGTCCGAAGAGGAAAGAAATGAGGGAAAGCGCGATCGCGCCCATAATGATGTACTGGGTCCGAATGGCAATTTCTGCCGAGACGATCGCTAAAATGGCGACTAATGCTGTGGTAACTAGGGCGACGTAAACTTGATTGAGTTGCGGGAAAGTGGTGGCAAGACTTTCAGCAAAACCCAAGGTGTAGAGTGCGACGGAGAGGGCTTGAGCGAAGTAAAGGGGGATTCCGACTGCACCGCCGGTTTCAATGCCCAAAGAGCGGCTGATCATATAGTATGCCCCGCCGACTCGAACCACGCGATCGGTCGCGATCGCGCTGATGGAAAGAGCGGTTAACAAGGTAATACTTGTAGCGAGGGTGACGATAATCAACGTTCCCAATAAACCGACATTTCCGACCACCCAACCGAAGCGCAGGTACATGATCACGCCGAGAATGGTCAGAATGGATGGCGTATAAACCCCGCCGAAGGTTCCCAACCCTGATTTTTCTGTCATTTTTTTTGTGTGCAAAGACCGTGATTGTTGATGTTAATTTATCTTAGATGCGTCCCTTTAAAGGCAATATATGGAGTGCTACCCAGGATTGATGGGGAGATGGGGAGACGCGGTGAAATATCTGTCGCATTATTTTTGCAATTTACGCTTAATGTGTATTCGTTACTCAAACCCTGACTCTAACGAACTATTATGACGGAAATTTACCCCAATCCCGCAAAATTCCACCCCTTAACGCTCTCTCGAATGCAAGGGGTGCAGTCTCCGATTATTCCCATTGTGGGGGAATGGATTCGCACTACGCCCGGTACGATTTCTTTGGGTCAAGGGGTAGTTTATTACAGTCCGCCTCCTGAAGCGATTGAGCAAATTTCCCAGTTTCTCGCCCAGCCAAATAACCATCGCTATCAAGGGGTTCGGGGGATGCCGCCTCTATTGGACGCGATTGAGAAAAAACTCGTTGCAGAGAATGGGATTGAGATGAATGGGGATAACGCCATTGTTGTTACGGGGGGGAGCAATATGGCGTTTATGAATGGGGTTTTAGCGATTACGCAGCCAGGGGATGAGATTATTCTGTCCGTCCCTTATTATTTCAATCACGAAATGGCGATCGCGATCGCGGGATGTCGTTCGATTCTCGTTCCGACGGATGAGAACTATCAATTGCGTCCCCAGGCGATTGCCGATGCGATTACCCCCAAAACCAAAGCAGTGGTGACGATTTCTCCCAATAACCCCACCGGGGTTGTCTATCCCGAAGCCCTTTTAGCCGCAGTTAATCAATTATGCCGCGATCGCGGAATTTATCATATCACCGACGAAGCCTACGAATACTTTACCTATAACAACGCACGCCATATCTCCCCCGCATCCTTTCCCCACAGCAGCAACCACACGATTTCCCTCTTCAGCCTCTCCAAAGCTTACGGATTTGCCAGTTGGCGCATCGGTTATATGGTCGTTCCCCAACACCTTCTCGATGCCGTGAAAAAGATTCAAGATACAATCCTCATTTGTCCCCCCGTTATCTCCCAATACGCTGCTATCGGGGCTTTACAGGCGGGTAAAGCTTATTGTAAGGAACATTTGGGCGCGATCGCGTCCGTGCGAGAACAAGTGCTAAATTCCCTCCAACCCCTTAAAGAATACTGCACCCTTGCCCCCACCGACGGCGCATTCTACCTCTTCCTCAAAATTTATACCCCCCTAGACCCCCTCAAACTCGTCGAACGACTGATTTGCGAACATCGCGTTGCCGTCATTCCCGGCACAACTTTCGGGCAAACCCAAGGCTGTTATCTCCGCCTTGCCTACGGCGCACTGCAAAAAGAAACCGCCGCCGAAGGAATCGAGCGATTTGTTCGGGGTTTGACCGAGATTCTAAGCAATTTGTCGTAATTGGCTCAATTTGAGAGTTATATAGCTGAAAGAAATGAAAATACTATCCAAAACGATAGCCAAAACCGCGCACGGTAATAATATATTGCGGCTTACTGGGGTCTTCCTCCAACTTCTCGCGCAACCACCGAATGTGAACGTCAACCGTCTTCGTATCCCCCAAGAAATCGGGTCCCCAAACTTGATCGATGAGGTGTTCCCGCGACCAAACTCGCCGAGGATAGCTCATAAACAACTCCAGCAAGCGAAACTCCTTGGGCGATAAATTCGCCTCCTGGGAACGCACCGTTACGCGACATTCCACCGGAGAGAGGGTAATATCCTTAAATTGCAGAACTGGAGATTGGGGAGAGTTTGTAAAGCGTTGGCGGCGAATTAAAGCGCGACAGCGAGCCACCAATTCTTGCATACTGAAGGGTTTCGTTAAATAATCATCCGCACCCACTTCTAATCCCAAAACGCGATCTGTTTCGCTTGCCTTCGCGCTGAGAATTAAAATCGGGACGATATTGCCTTGATAGCGAAGTAACCGACAAATATCAAGACCATTAATTTGCGGTAACATCAAGTCCAAAATCACTAAATCAATCGTCGGTTGGTTAAGATTAGATTCTGGGTTTTGCAAAAAACCTAATGCTGTCTGTCCGTCGGTGGCAGCAATAACTTCGTATCCTTGCTCCCTCAAAGCCAAAACCACCATTTCTCTGATTAAATCTTCATCTTCCACCACCAAAATACGAGTTGTTTGAGATAGCTTCGTATCAGCGGAACTCTGCGGTCTGTCGAGAGATAGCATAAAAAAGCAGTTGATTGAGTTGTAATAACAATTTTCTGCGTCCGAAACACAGATTCACTTTACCTCGAAATTGTCTCTATGCTGCTCCAATTAAGCACTTGGCAAGAAATTGAAACCTACCTCGAACGCTCTCAAGGTATTATTCTCCCCATCGGTTCAACTGAACAACACGGACCTACTGGATTAATCGGCACAGATGCAATTTGCGCCGAAGCGATCGCGCGAGGGGTTGGAGAGGCAACACAAAC
This region of Lusitaniella coriacea LEGE 07157 genomic DNA includes:
- a CDS encoding APC family permease; this translates as MTEKSGLGTFGGVYTPSILTILGVIMYLRFGWVVGNVGLLGTLIIVTLATSITLLTALSISAIATDRVVRVGGAYYMISRSLGIETGGAVGIPLYFAQALSVALYTLGFAESLATTFPQLNQVYVALVTTALVAILAIVSAEIAIRTQYIIMGAIALSLISFLFGHPIEPTTVEMWGAAERNSEPFWTVFAVFFPAVTGIMAGVSMSGDLRDPSRAIPVGTLAAVGTGYVVYMGLPIVLATRADALTLIENPLIMQQMAFWGPAILLGVWGATLSSAIGSILGAPRVLQALARDGVLPRWMQFLGQGSGEKDEPRIGTAVTLVVAIATVCIGELNLIAPVLTMFFLTTYLVLNVSAGIEGFLQSPSFRPTFRVHWSLSLLGALGCLVVMFLIDPIATVVAALVVLGIYLWLQQRELIATWGDVRRGLWMALLRTGLLQIGHSEDPKNWRPHILVLSGAPTKRWFLIELADAFTHNRGLVTVSSILPSGSRDVAQQAELEKTIRDYLERRSVQALVRVITAPDPFAGAEQLVETYGLGPLVPNTILLGDSEEPSRRARYCETIAQIHRAKRSLVIFRENHDRGFGTRRRIDVWWGGLQANGSLMLLLAYLLCSDIEWRAAKVYLKLVVSDSAAAESAQTNLTRMIKDLRIEATPKVLVAEGRTFYDILHESSANADLIFLGMAAPKEDMDFIQYYEGLQAKAANLPTTLFVLAAPGFSFEAVLSDSA
- a CDS encoding winged helix-turn-helix domain-containing protein, yielding MLSLDRPQSSADTKLSQTTRILVVEDEDLIREMVVLALREQGYEVIAATDGQTALGFLQNPESNLNQPTIDLVILDLMLPQINGLDICRLLRYQGNIVPILILSAKASETDRVLGLEVGADDYLTKPFSMQELVARCRALIRRQRFTNSPQSPVLQFKDITLSPVECRVTVRSQEANLSPKEFRLLELFMSYPRRVWSREHLIDQVWGPDFLGDTKTVDVHIRWLREKLEEDPSKPQYIITVRGFGYRFG
- a CDS encoding pyridoxal phosphate-dependent aminotransferase — protein: MQGVQSPIIPIVGEWIRTTPGTISLGQGVVYYSPPPEAIEQISQFLAQPNNHRYQGVRGMPPLLDAIEKKLVAENGIEMNGDNAIVVTGGSNMAFMNGVLAITQPGDEIILSVPYYFNHEMAIAIAGCRSILVPTDENYQLRPQAIADAITPKTKAVVTISPNNPTGVVYPEALLAAVNQLCRDRGIYHITDEAYEYFTYNNARHISPASFPHSSNHTISLFSLSKAYGFASWRIGYMVVPQHLLDAVKKIQDTILICPPVISQYAAIGALQAGKAYCKEHLGAIASVREQVLNSLQPLKEYCTLAPTDGAFYLFLKIYTPLDPLKLVERLICEHRVAVIPGTTFGQTQGCYLRLAYGALQKETAAEGIERFVRGLTEILSNLS